The nucleotide sequence TAACGAGTCCATCAGAGTCAGCAACAGGACGTACTAAAAACGTATAAAGTTTTTGACGTTTTGCACCCATCACATCTGTTAATAGCTGATCTCCCAGCATCGCAACTTCATGGCGACGTAGACGCAGCTGAACAAGGGCCGCATAATATGCTGCACCTAATGGTTTTTTGGCACGGAAAATAAACGGTATGCCGTGCGGTTCTGCAAACTGGCGCACCCGTGCTTCATGATTGTTTGAGGCAATAATAATTTTTATGCCTGCTTCACGCATCATTTCAAACCATTGTACAAGCTCTTCCGTTGCATCAGCACGGTCCCATTCAACAAGCGTATTATCTAAATCTGTTATGATCCCTTTAATGCCTAAATCCTTTAATTTTTCCGGTGTAATTTCATATACACTGCGAATAAATTCATCTGGTAATAAAAAGTTGTACAAAGCCGTAACCCCTAACTCAAAATTTATTTATTCATTATACCATAGTAGCAAAGGCTTCTCCCATTTTTATCTTCGCCCCATTTGTAACATTCTCGGTAAATTCAATAGCATTTTGTTCAAATAACATCACAACGGTTGAGCCAAAAGCAAAATAGCCGACTTCTTCCCCTTTTTTCCACTGTGTTGACGTATTAGTAAGTTCAATTGAATTCACAAAAGTCGCTCCTACTTTAATGAATGCTGTATAATGTTGTTTTTCATAGTTAATTTCGCTAATCATACGATAATTATGACTGATTGGCTTTTTTCCATATTGTAAGCCCATCTGGTTGACTGGATAAGACTTTTGCCCAAGTATGTATTGTCGCTTAACAACACCATCAATCGGGCTATGGATACGGTGATAATCTGCAGGACTCAAGTAAAAAACAATATATTTGCCATTATTATACCTCTTTGCCTGTGTTTCATTTCCCATTAAATCAATTAAAGAATACGGCTTATTTTTCACAGTAAACATTTCCTGATCCTCAATATTGCCGAATGCTTCTATTTTTGCATCAACAGGACTTGCAAATATATTTTTGCGAACATCTACCGGTCGCACTTCTTCTTTCAACTGCCGAACAAAAAAATCATGCAGGCTAGTAAATTCTTTTGGAGATTTTGAAACTTCTTGTATGTTAATTCCGTATATTTGACTATAGCTACGAATAAAATTTTTACTTAAACGTGATTGTGCGATCTGTTGTAAAATTTTCGAAGAGATTTTACCATTTGATAGTTCTATCATATTCCGGTATAATTTTTCCTTCATTCTAGGTCCTCCGTTAAGTATTGAATAAAAGTAAATTATATAATGACTGGTCGAACAAAGATAGGTCTTATTATGAATTAACTATTACCTTTTTTTAATAGAACAAGTATAATAGAATATAGCCGATGTGCAAGGGAGTGTTTTCCAATGTTTCTACTTCAAAAAGTTGATTCAACGTTTAAAAAAATAAAAGCAAATGCTGCTAATATTATTACAATTACAAATATGTCGTTTGGTGGGGCTGCAATTATGGCTACACTAAATGAGTATCATAGCTACAGTGTATTATTAATTTTTATCGCTGCTTTTTTAGATCGGTATGATGGAAAAGTTGCCCGTAAATTTAATCAGGAGTCCGAATTGGGAAAACAGCTTGATTCCATGGCGGATATTATTTCTTTCGGTGTAGCACCTGCCCTGTTAATGTATGAAATGGCATTAATGAATGCAGGATTTACAGGTATGATGATGCCAGTATTATTTATTGCTGCTGGTGCGTTGCGTTTAGCTCGATTCAATGTGATGGATTCAACAGGTTATTTTGTAGGACTGCCGATTACAGCGGCGGGTACATTACTAACTATTTCTTATTTCTTTACAAATATGTTATCCGAAACATTTTACTTAATTCTTTTCCCTGTGTTGGCACTATTGATGGTAAGTACGTTTACATTAAAAAAAGTGTAAGAGCAGAAATATCGCTCTTACACTTTTTTCATTTCTGCGCAAAATTCATCATATACTGTCGAAAAGATGAAAGGATGTTAATTGCTTGAGCGGTTTTGTGACAGCATTGGTTCAACTTTGGCTTGAGCTTCCCGCATTATTAGGCTATTTAAAAGGGCAGACGTTTTATAAACCGTTATCACGCGAGGAAGAGGAAGAAGTCATCAATCGTTTTATTAAGGGGGATGAAAGCGCTCGTGTCGAATTAATTGAGCGAAATATGCGTCTAGTTGCACACGTCGTAAAAAAATTCCACCCTTCACACGATTTGCTTGATGATTATATTTCAATTGGCACGATTGGTCTTATGAAAGCCGTAAGCAGTTTCACACCAGAAAAAAAGACCCGTCTCGCCACATATGCCGCCCGATGTATCGAAAATGAAATTCTGATGCATCTTCGTGCACAAAAAAAAGTGCAAAAAGATGTCTCGTTATTTGAGCCGATTGGTGTCGATAAAGATGGGCAGTCTCTTCAAATCCGTGATTTACTGCAGCTTGACGAACCTTCAACAATTGAAAAAATTGAACGACAGGAGGATTTTGCCCAGCTGTATCGCTATTTGGATACATTAGATCCACGTGAACTTGAAATTATTTCCTACCGCTATGGACTTCAAAACTTCGACCCGCATACCCAAAAAGAAATTGCCAAAAGGCTTAATATTTCGCGAAGCTATGTTTCACGCATTGAAAAACGGGCACTTATTAAGCTTTATCAGCAGTTTAAGCATGGAGAGAAAGAATAAGCCATATGAAAGGCAGGTATATTTCCATCTAACAATAAAGAAAAATGCCCAATCCTTTAATGTGATTGGGCATTTCTACGATGATTCGAATTATAGTTTTGTAATTGCGTTTAATACGATTTCTGTTGAGTGTTTCGCTGCAACAGGTAAAAACTCATCAAATGACATGCTCGATTCTTGTCCTGCAATGTCTGATAATGCACGAATGACAACAAATGGTGTATTGAATTGATGGCATACTTGCGCTACAGCCGCCGCTTCCATTTCCACGGCTTTCATTGTAGGGAAATCTTTTCGCACTGCCTCAACACGCTCAGGGTTGCTCATAAATACATCGCCTGAACAAATAAGGCCTACACTGTAATTATGCTCTCCCACTTCTTTAACAGCCTGTTTGGCAACTTCCATTAATTGTTCATCTGATTTATAAGCTGAAGGCATCCCAGCCATTTGACCGATCTCATAGCCAAAAGCAGTAACATCCACATCATGATGACGTACTTCATCCGAAATGACGATATCCCCAACTTTTAATGCTGCATCAAAACCGCCGGCAGATCCTGTATTAATGACAACTTTCGGATTAAATTTTTCCAATAGGATCGTCGTAGACATTGCCGCATTCACTTTACCGATACCGCTTTTTAACAGTACGACTTCTTTGCCTTCATATGTACCTGTTGTGTATTCACTGTTTGCTATTGTTTCTGTTTGCGTATTTTGTAGAGCACCGCGTAATAATTCTACTTCCTGCTCCATTGCACCGATTACTGCTATTGTCATTTATTCATTCCTCCAATTAAACTTGCTAACTATTCTTCCTTATTGTGAACCTTCTAATGTTGTTAAAACTTCTACTTGAACCGGTTTCCAGCCTTCATTGTCAACCCATTCTATACTTACACGGTATTTTTGCTCTTTGTCCATCGATGTGACAACGGCAATTGCACTTTCCGCACTACCGTTATTATTTACACGCAGAACAATACTGTTTTCCTGCTGTAGATCGATGACACTAAAAATTGCTTTTAGTTTTTCTTCGTAATCAATATGCCCTTTTTCATATGTCGACACATGTTCACCTGTTTGTGCCGTCGGATAGGCCGGCCAATTCGGATTTGTAATGACTTCTTTTACTGACGGATCATCGGAAGGACTTACCATGTCACCAGATTCAGATGTTGGCTGTTCGTTTTCAGTTTCATCTGTAACGGTATCTTCCTCTTCTACATCTTCCAGTACAGTTGTTTCTGTTTCATTATCTTCCGTTTCTTGCCCAGCGTCATCTTCCGGGACATCAGTTGCTACTTCTGCCGCCGAATCTTGCTCAGCTTCGTTTTTAGGTTCTGACTCTTGTGTAATAATAAAAATTAATGTTGCCACAATTAACACAGCGACAATAGCGATTAAATAATTTAATCTTTTATCCGCTTTTTGAAATTTCGTCTGTTTTGTTTTTTGTTCAGCATACTGTTGTCGTGTTTGAAATCGTCTTTTACGTTCCATTTCAATTCCTCCTATGCAAACCTATTTTAGCATTAGAACAGTGAAGGTTGCACGGAAATTGAACATCGGAAACTCTTCCAAAATTATCAACATAAGAAAAGCAGCTAGCAAGTTGATGCTAACTGCTCATAAATTATTTTACTTCTAAAATAATAACTTCCATTTCCCCGCCTGGTGTAGTCAGTTTTACAACATCATCCACATGCTTGCCCATTAAAGCTTTAGCAATCGGAGAGTCATTTGAAATTTTACCTTCCATCGGATCAGCTTCAGCTGAACCAACAATTGTGTAAGATTCTTCAAAGTTTGCGCGTTTACCGTTGATCAATTCATCAAATGTAACTGTTTTACCTAAAGAAATTGTATTTGATGAATCGTCTTCTGTAATAATGACAGCATTACGCAGCATTTGCTCGATCAATGAAATACGACCTTCCACAAATCCTTGCTCTTCTTTTGCTGAATCATACTCAGAGTTCTCAGAAAGGTCACCGAAGCTGCGTGCTACTTTAATACGCTCTACTACTTCTGGACGCTTTACTGTTTTTAATGTGTTTAATTCATCTTCTAGTTTTTGTTTTCCATCAAGTGTCATTGGATATTGTTTTTCGTTTGACATTATTCCCACTCCTTAGTATTAACTTGAAAACGTTTACTTTTGGCGTTTTCTATTTCTATTTCTAAAAAAATACGTATAAATTTAAAAGTTATTTTCACGTATTTTGTTCATAAATAACAGAAAACCCGACTACTAGTTTACGGTATGTGTAAATCCCTTCTTTTAGAAGAAGTTTACACCGTAATACGGGCAGCCGAATTTTATGATTAATTATTTATGTTGTTCTATCAATTTAAAATGTAATTAATGTAAATACTACATCATCATATTACAAGTTTGATTCAGTTTCAAGAATTGTTTTTATTTTCGTTACCATTAAGTCAATTGCAACGTTATTTTCCCCGCCTTCAGGGATAATTACATCTGCATAACGCTTAGTCGGTTCGATAAACATATTGTGCATTGGACGCACTGCTGTTAAATACTGATCGATTACCGAATCAGCTGTACGGCCACGCTCTTTAATATCACGTTGAATGCGTCGGATAATACGCAAGTCAGAGTCCGTATCAACAAATAATTTAATATCCATTAAATCACGCAGACGCTCGTCCTCCAGCACTAAAATTCCTTCAACGATGATTACATCTTTAGGTTCTACATGAATGACTTCATCAGAACGTGTATGCTGTACATAATCATAGACCGGTTTTTCCACTGATTCATAAGCAAGTAGACGATGAATATGTTCGATCAGCAAATCATTGTCAAATGCAAGCGGATGGTCATAGTTTGTTTCCAGACGCTGTTCAAACGTCATATGGCTTTGGTCTTTATAATAATAATCCTGTTCGATTACAACTACTGAATGTTCACGAAATACATCGTATATAGAACGTGTCACGCTCGTTTTACCTGAGCATGAACCACCGGCAATTCCGATTACAACTGGACGGTTTGACATTTAATTATTCTCCTTTCGCATCATATCAAAATGTGATAATGAGCGATCAACTTTAAATTTAACGATTTGTAGTGGGTGGCGGGCAACATCTAGTTCATTGCCTTTTTCATCCCAAAGCTGGCCAACCGTCATTTTGAATGTATCCATATTAGGGCCGAAAAATTCAACCGTATCGCCTGACTTGAAATAGTTGCGTTGTTCCAATGTAACCATTTGTGTTTCGGCATCATAATCCATTACAAAACCAGCAAAATCCCACTTCATTTTATGTGAATGGAAACCAAACATTTGTTGTTTATAGCTTGGCTCACCTTCAAAGAATGACGAAGCAGTTGCACGGTTTGCACAGCGCGCCAGTTCTTCCAGCCATTCTTTTTCGAATGTAAAGTTTTCCGGGTCTGCACAGTATGCATCGATTACTTTACGATAAACGGAAATAACCGTTGCGATATAGTGAATTGACTTCATCCGGCCTTCCACTTTTAATGAATCAATCCCTAACTCAATCATGTGAGGAATGGATTCGATTAATTTCAAGTCTTTCGGGC is from Solibacillus isronensis and encodes:
- a CDS encoding YqeG family HAD IIIA-type phosphatase produces the protein MYNFLLPDEFIRSVYEITPEKLKDLGIKGIITDLDNTLVEWDRADATEELVQWFEMMREAGIKIIIASNNHEARVRQFAEPHGIPFIFRAKKPLGAAYYAALVQLRLRRHEVAMLGDQLLTDVMGAKRQKLYTFLVRPVADSDGLVTKFNRFVERRVYNDLKRKGKYPWED
- a CDS encoding phosphatidylserine decarboxylase produces the protein MKEKLYRNMIELSNGKISSKILQQIAQSRLSKNFIRSYSQIYGINIQEVSKSPKEFTSLHDFFVRQLKEEVRPVDVRKNIFASPVDAKIEAFGNIEDQEMFTVKNKPYSLIDLMGNETQAKRYNNGKYIVFYLSPADYHRIHSPIDGVVKRQYILGQKSYPVNQMGLQYGKKPISHNYRMISEINYEKQHYTAFIKVGATFVNSIELTNTSTQWKKGEEVGYFAFGSTVVMLFEQNAIEFTENVTNGAKIKMGEAFATMV
- the pssA gene encoding CDP-diacylglycerol--serine O-phosphatidyltransferase; protein product: MFLLQKVDSTFKKIKANAANIITITNMSFGGAAIMATLNEYHSYSVLLIFIAAFLDRYDGKVARKFNQESELGKQLDSMADIISFGVAPALLMYEMALMNAGFTGMMMPVLFIAAGALRLARFNVMDSTGYFVGLPITAAGTLLTISYFFTNMLSETFYLILFPVLALLMVSTFTLKKV
- the sigK gene encoding RNA polymerase sporulation sigma factor SigK; this translates as MSGFVTALVQLWLELPALLGYLKGQTFYKPLSREEEEEVINRFIKGDESARVELIERNMRLVAHVVKKFHPSHDLLDDYISIGTIGLMKAVSSFTPEKKTRLATYAARCIENEILMHLRAQKKVQKDVSLFEPIGVDKDGQSLQIRDLLQLDEPSTIEKIERQEDFAQLYRYLDTLDPRELEIISYRYGLQNFDPHTQKEIAKRLNISRSYVSRIEKRALIKLYQQFKHGEKE
- the mtnN gene encoding 5'-methylthioadenosine/S-adenosylhomocysteine nucleosidase, producing the protein MTIAVIGAMEQEVELLRGALQNTQTETIANSEYTTGTYEGKEVVLLKSGIGKVNAAMSTTILLEKFNPKVVINTGSAGGFDAALKVGDIVISDEVRHHDVDVTAFGYEIGQMAGMPSAYKSDEQLMEVAKQAVKEVGEHNYSVGLICSGDVFMSNPERVEAVRKDFPTMKAVEMEAAAVAQVCHQFNTPFVVIRALSDIAGQESSMSFDEFLPVAAKHSTEIVLNAITKL
- a CDS encoding YrrS family protein encodes the protein MERKRRFQTRQQYAEQKTKQTKFQKADKRLNYLIAIVAVLIVATLIFIITQESEPKNEAEQDSAAEVATDVPEDDAGQETEDNETETTVLEDVEEEDTVTDETENEQPTSESGDMVSPSDDPSVKEVITNPNWPAYPTAQTGEHVSTYEKGHIDYEEKLKAIFSVIDLQQENSIVLRVNNNGSAESAIAVVTSMDKEQKYRVSIEWVDNEGWKPVQVEVLTTLEGSQ
- the greA gene encoding transcription elongation factor GreA translates to MSNEKQYPMTLDGKQKLEDELNTLKTVKRPEVVERIKVARSFGDLSENSEYDSAKEEQGFVEGRISLIEQMLRNAVIITEDDSSNTISLGKTVTFDELINGKRANFEESYTIVGSAEADPMEGKISNDSPIAKALMGKHVDDVVKLTTPGGEMEVIILEVK
- the udk gene encoding uridine kinase, producing the protein MSNRPVVIGIAGGSCSGKTSVTRSIYDVFREHSVVVIEQDYYYKDQSHMTFEQRLETNYDHPLAFDNDLLIEHIHRLLAYESVEKPVYDYVQHTRSDEVIHVEPKDVIIVEGILVLEDERLRDLMDIKLFVDTDSDLRIIRRIQRDIKERGRTADSVIDQYLTAVRPMHNMFIEPTKRYADVIIPEGGENNVAIDLMVTKIKTILETESNL